Proteins encoded together in one Streptomyces sp. B1I3 window:
- a CDS encoding long-chain fatty acid--CoA ligase, with amino-acid sequence MAAAPQVGGLADTVFDHAETDPHRVALGRKDAEGRWHDVSAATFRDEVMSLAKGLIAHGVRFGDRVALMSRTRYEWTLFDFALWAVGAQSVPVYPTSSAEQVLWMLHDAEVAAVMVEHEDHAMTIGSVIDRLPHLKRLWQLDAEAVTELVQAGVQIDDEVVHRHRRAVTPESVATVIYTSGTTGRPKGCVITHANFMFEADTMVGRWHPVFHSKPGEEAATLLFLPLAHVFGRMVEIAALRGRVKLGHQPELSAKALMPDLVAFRPTFILAVPYIFEKVFNGARRKAESEGRAGPFDKAVDIAVKYAEAMEERAFGTGPGPSAGLRMQHQFFDKVVYKKVRDAMGGRVRHAMSGGSGMERRLGLFFAGAGVTVYEGYGLTESTAAATANPPERTRYGTVGQPIPGSTVHIAQDGEIWVHGANVFSGYLGDPEATAAVLQDGWLATGDLGALDEDGYLTITGRKKEILVTSGGKSVSPAGLEERVRAHPLVAQCIVVGNDRPYISALVTVDQESVDHWLAMQGRAPMRAADLVRDPDLEMEVRRAVVAANTAVSQAESIRTFRILAHQFTEEHGMLTPSLKLKRKAIETAYAAEVDALYR; translated from the coding sequence ATGGCCGCTGCCCCTCAAGTCGGCGGTCTTGCCGACACCGTCTTCGACCACGCCGAGACCGATCCGCACCGGGTCGCCCTCGGCCGCAAGGACGCGGAGGGACGGTGGCACGACGTCTCCGCGGCCACCTTCCGCGACGAGGTCATGTCCCTCGCCAAGGGGCTTATCGCGCACGGGGTCCGGTTCGGCGACCGGGTCGCCCTGATGTCCCGTACGCGCTACGAGTGGACGCTCTTCGACTTCGCGCTCTGGGCGGTGGGTGCCCAGTCGGTGCCCGTCTACCCGACGTCGTCGGCCGAGCAGGTCCTGTGGATGCTGCATGACGCCGAGGTCGCGGCCGTCATGGTGGAGCACGAGGACCACGCGATGACGATCGGCTCGGTGATCGACCGGCTGCCGCACCTGAAGCGGCTCTGGCAGCTGGACGCGGAGGCGGTGACCGAGCTCGTCCAGGCCGGGGTCCAGATCGACGACGAGGTGGTGCACCGGCACAGACGCGCCGTGACGCCCGAGTCGGTGGCGACCGTCATCTACACCTCGGGCACCACCGGCCGCCCCAAGGGTTGTGTGATCACGCACGCCAACTTCATGTTCGAGGCCGACACCATGGTCGGCCGCTGGCACCCGGTGTTCCACTCCAAGCCGGGTGAGGAGGCCGCCACGCTCCTCTTCCTGCCCCTGGCCCACGTCTTCGGGCGCATGGTGGAGATCGCGGCGCTGCGGGGCCGGGTGAAGCTGGGCCACCAGCCCGAGCTGTCGGCGAAGGCACTGATGCCCGACCTGGTGGCGTTCCGGCCCACGTTCATCCTGGCGGTGCCGTACATCTTCGAGAAGGTCTTCAACGGCGCACGGCGCAAGGCGGAGTCGGAGGGGCGGGCCGGGCCGTTCGACAAGGCCGTCGACATCGCGGTGAAGTACGCGGAGGCGATGGAGGAACGGGCCTTCGGGACGGGCCCAGGACCGTCGGCCGGGCTGCGGATGCAGCACCAGTTCTTCGACAAGGTCGTCTACAAGAAGGTCCGCGACGCGATGGGCGGACGGGTCAGGCACGCGATGTCGGGCGGATCCGGCATGGAGCGGCGGCTGGGTCTGTTCTTCGCGGGGGCGGGCGTCACGGTCTACGAGGGCTACGGCCTCACCGAGTCGACCGCCGCGGCGACGGCCAATCCGCCCGAGCGCACCCGCTACGGCACCGTCGGCCAGCCGATCCCGGGCTCCACCGTGCACATCGCGCAGGACGGGGAAATCTGGGTCCACGGCGCCAACGTGTTCTCCGGTTACCTGGGCGACCCCGAGGCCACCGCCGCGGTGCTGCAGGACGGCTGGCTGGCCACCGGCGATCTCGGCGCGCTCGACGAGGACGGTTATCTGACCATCACCGGGCGCAAGAAGGAGATTCTGGTGACGTCCGGCGGCAAGAGCGTGTCGCCTGCCGGACTGGAGGAGCGGGTGCGTGCGCACCCGCTGGTGGCGCAGTGCATCGTGGTGGGCAACGACCGGCCCTACATCTCCGCGCTCGTGACCGTCGACCAGGAGTCGGTGGACCACTGGCTCGCCATGCAGGGCAGGGCGCCGATGCGGGCCGCCGACCTGGTGCGCGACCCCGATCTGGAGATGGAGGTCCGCCGGGCTGTGGTGGCCGCCAACACCGCCGTGTCACAGGCCGAGTCCATCCGGACGTTCCGGATCCTGGCGCACCAGTTCACCGAGGAGCACGGCATGCTCACGCCCTCGCTGAAGCTGAAGCGGAAGGCGATCGAGACGGCGTACGCGGCCGAGGTCGACGCACTCTACCGCTGA
- a CDS encoding aldo/keto reductase, whose translation MSQVPSITLNNGLEMPQLGFGVWQVPDDEATTAVATAIESGYRSIDTAAIYGNEVGTGKGVAASGVPREELFITTKLWNADQGFDSTLRAFDASLDKLGLEYVDLYLIHWPLPVKDAYVDTYKALEKIHADGRAKSIGVSNFLPSHLERLMGETSVVPAVNQIELHPQFQQAELRAFHARHGIVTEAWSPLGQGKGLGVPTVAAIAHKHGRTPAQVVLRWHLQTGHVAIPKSVTPSRIVENLDVFGFELDADDLAAFAALDDNLRIGADPAVFDAGA comes from the coding sequence GTGAGCCAGGTCCCCTCCATCACCCTGAACAACGGCCTCGAGATGCCGCAGCTCGGCTTCGGTGTCTGGCAGGTGCCGGACGACGAGGCCACGACGGCCGTGGCCACGGCCATCGAGTCCGGGTACCGGAGTATCGACACCGCCGCGATCTACGGGAACGAGGTGGGCACCGGCAAGGGCGTCGCCGCCTCCGGTGTACCGCGCGAGGAACTCTTCATCACCACGAAGCTGTGGAACGCCGACCAGGGCTTCGACTCCACGCTGCGCGCCTTCGACGCCTCGCTGGACAAGCTGGGTCTGGAGTACGTCGACCTCTACCTCATCCACTGGCCGCTGCCGGTCAAGGACGCGTACGTCGACACGTACAAGGCCCTGGAGAAGATCCACGCCGACGGCCGCGCGAAGTCCATCGGTGTGTCGAACTTCCTGCCGTCCCACCTGGAGCGGCTGATGGGCGAGACCTCCGTCGTGCCCGCGGTCAACCAGATCGAGCTGCACCCGCAGTTCCAGCAGGCGGAGTTGCGCGCCTTCCACGCCCGGCACGGCATCGTCACCGAGGCCTGGTCGCCGCTGGGGCAGGGCAAGGGCCTCGGGGTGCCGACCGTCGCCGCGATCGCGCACAAGCACGGCCGGACCCCGGCCCAGGTGGTGCTGCGCTGGCACCTGCAGACCGGCCACGTCGCGATCCCGAAGTCCGTGACCCCGTCGCGGATCGTGGAGAACCTGGACGTGTTCGGTTTCGAGCTGGACGCCGACGACCTGGCCGCGTTCGCGGCCCTCGACGACAACCTGCGCATCGGCGCGGACCCGGCCGTGTTCGACGCCGGCGCCTGA
- a CDS encoding RICIN domain-containing protein gives MSGDTAPVVEAGPHRLRNVGSGLLLEVADGSMAGGADVRQGKDSGAASQHWHLSPVHEGAALFHLVNAHSGKRLDVAGASTENGANVQQWRANNFGAQEWLIERHPESPGTVTLVSFVSGLLLEVADGANEDGADVRQWEDTDSPGQWWRLEAVPA, from the coding sequence ATGAGCGGGGACACCGCGCCCGTCGTCGAGGCGGGTCCGCACCGTCTGCGCAATGTGGGCAGCGGGCTGCTGCTCGAGGTCGCCGACGGCTCCATGGCCGGCGGAGCCGACGTCCGGCAGGGCAAGGACAGCGGCGCCGCCTCCCAGCACTGGCACCTCAGCCCTGTCCATGAGGGCGCCGCACTGTTCCACCTGGTCAACGCGCACAGCGGAAAGCGGCTGGACGTCGCGGGCGCCTCCACGGAGAACGGCGCGAACGTCCAGCAGTGGAGGGCCAACAACTTCGGCGCCCAGGAATGGCTCATCGAGCGGCATCCGGAATCACCGGGCACGGTGACGCTGGTCAGCTTCGTCAGCGGCCTCCTCCTGGAGGTCGCCGACGGGGCCAACGAGGACGGTGCCGACGTGCGGCAGTGGGAGGACACCGACTCCCCCGGCCAGTGGTGGCGGCTGGAGGCCGTGCCCGCCTGA